The window CGCGTGGCATCAGGGCCCAGCCGTCGAAACCCACCTCCCAATAGGCCCAGGCGAGCGTGGCGAGCCAGGTCAGCACGTATAGCCAGACGCCGCCCATATTTCCAACCAGCAGGAGGAGGCCTGCGAGCAGCAGTGCGATGCCTGTAGGCAGGTAGTACCATGAGCCGCCAAGTGCGATCAGCCAGGCGCCGCCGCCGCCAATCAGGATGCCGAGAATGACCAGTAGTATGCCGACCAGCACTCTCCACCAGAAGGCGACGCCGCGATGGTGCACAGGGCGATGAGCGTTGATTGCGGCGGTGTCGGTCATGGCATTTTCCAGCGTGAAACAGATCGTGATAGTTGGCGAACGCATGCGACCGGCTGTGGTTGCGGAGCCCTGTCCGCGGCGACAGTCACCATTCTGTGATCCCCGCAAGGCTTCGGAACTTTCGAGGCGAAAGCACCGTTAGGTGTCGTCAACTCTGGGTTTGCCTTCAGCAGAATCGGCGAGAGGATGCCGCAGATCTTCTCGAAAAACGCCAATGGCGTTGCGCGCTTCGTCATCTGGGGAAGCTGTGCACTTCTGCTGATAGCCGCCGCGATCGGGATAATCCTCCCCCGCTCGGACCTGGTAACGGGAGTAGGGGAGCCGTTGGCGCAGCCAGTGCCATTCAGCCACAAACACCATGTCGGCCAGCTCGGCATCGACTGCCGCTATTGCCACAGCGGTGTGGAAACCTCGGCTGCGGCGGGCCTGCCGGCAACCGAAGTCTGCATGACCTGCCATTCGCAGCTTTTCACCGATGCCGGCATGTTGGCGCCGGTCCGCGCAAGCCTCGCCGGCGGCCAGCCCATCGCATGGCAGCGCGTCAACAGCGTCCCCGACTTCGTCTTCTTCAACCACGCGATCCACGTAACCAAGGGTGTCGCCTGCGAGACCTGCCATGGCGAGGTGGACGAGATGCCGCTGACGAGGCGGGCCCATACGCTGAGCATGGAATGGTGCCTCGGCTGCCACCGCAACCCGGAGCCCAACCTACGCCCGCCGCAGGATGTATTCCTTATGCACTGGCAGCCACCCGGGGACATCGAAGAGGTCAGGCGAAAGCTGATCGGCATGCTCGACATCCACCCCGAGACGATGACGGATTGCTATGTCTGCCATCGCTGACGACAGGCCTGGTTTCGCCATCGACATCGCGGCTCTGCGCAAGCGGCTGGCGCTGGGCGGAGAGACATGGCGCAGCCTTGACGAGATCGCGGGCACGGCCGAATTCCGACGTTTTGTCGAAGCCGAGTTTCCGGCAATCGCCGAGCGTCTGCCGGCAAAGCCGAACCGGCGGACCTTGCTGAAGCTGATGGGCGCTTCGCTGTCGATGGCTGGGCTGGCCGCCTGCAGCAGGGCGGAGAGCATCGTACCCTATGTGCGTCAGCCAGAGATGCTGATCCCGGGTAGGCCGGTCTATTACGCGACAACATTGTCGAGCGACGGCTTCGGCATCGGCGCCATCGTCGAAAGCCATGAAGGACGGCCGACGAAAGTCGAGGGCAACCCAGACCATCCGGCATCGCGCGGCGCCACCGACGCGGTGATGCAGGCAGCGGCGCTGACGCTGTTCGATCCCGATCGGTCGCGCACGTCGCTCAAGGACGGCGAACCGGCATCATATGGCGATTTCCTCAAAGACATGGCGGCGCTCGTTTCGCGCTGGACGGCATGGCAAGGGAAGGGAGGGGCCCTGCTCCTCGATGCCTCGACGTCGCCGACGCTCGCGGCGCAGATAGATGCGCTGCGAGCGCGCTATCCGAAGCTGAAAATCTACCGCCACGGTCCGCTAGCGACGCCGGCATCGGCCGAGGCGTCGCAGGCGCTGTTCGGCTCGGCGCTGATACCGATCCACCACTTGGACCGTTCAGAGGTGATTTTCAGCTTCGATGCCGATTTCCTCGGCGAAGGGCCGGGGCGACTCGCCTATGCACGCGACTTCGCGGCGCGGCGGCGCGTGCGCAATCCGTCCGACCGGATGAGCCGGCTTTATGCCGTGGAGTCGACGCCGACGATCACCGGCGCGGCAGCCGACCACCGGCTGGCGATCAGGCCAAGCGAGATCGAGACCGTCGCTGTCGAACTGAACGCGGCGTTGGGTGGCCAGGCCGGAGCTTCCGGCTCGCCGGTCGACCATGCCTGGATGGCGGCGTTGGTCGATGATTTAAGGGCAGCGGGCCGCGATGCGCTGGTCATTGCCGGGGCGCATCAGAGCGCCTTCGTTCAAGCCGCCGCGCTGGCCGTCAATGCCAAGCTTGGCGCGCTTGGCAACACGGTGGAGCTGATCGAGCCGCCGGATGCGTTGCGGGTGGATGGCGACCTGGGAGCGCTGTGCGAAACAATTGGCGATGGCGCAATCGATACGGTCGTGGTGCTGGGCGCAAACCCGCTGCACACCGCCCCGGCGAGCCTCGATCCGCGCAAGGCCTTTTCGGGTCTGAAGCTACTCGTCCATCACGGATTCTACCGCGATGAGACCGCTTTCCTGGCGCATTGGCATGTGCCCGCTGCACATGAGCTCGAGAGTTGGAGCGATATACGTGCCTATGACGGCGCCGCCTCGCTGGTGCAGCCGCTGATCAGGCCGCTCTACGACGGCAAGACCGTGCATGAATTGCTTGCCGTGCTTGGCGGCCAGTTCGAAGCCGATCCGCTTTCGCTCCTGCGGCAGCATTGGACCGAGCTCGATGACGATGCCTGGAAGAAGGCGTTGCGCGACGGCATTGTGCCGAACGGCGCTGCCAGGTCCGTATCCGTCACCGTGCCGCCGGATCTGGGTGGACTAAGGCCAGCGGCGAAAGCGGCCGATGGCATCGAGATACGGTTCGTCGCCGATCCGTGGCTGCGCGACGGCCGCTTTGCCAATGCGTCGTGGCTGCAGGAATTGCCGCGGCCGCTGACCAAGATCGTCTGGGGCAATGCGGCGCTCATCTCGCCCGCCACCGCGGAGCGGCTGAAGATCGCAAATGGCAAGGTCATCAACGTCGCATCCAACGGGGCGGACATCGATGCGCCGGCCTGGATCGTGCCCGGCCACCCCGATGAAACGGTGACGCTCTCGTTCGGCTTCGGGCGCAAGGTGGGTTCTGTTGCCGCGCTGTCGGCGGGCTACAACGCCTTCCGGCTGCGCAGCGGCACAGAGTGGATCGCGACCGGCGCCGCAACCGCGTCGCGCGGCAGCAGCCTGCGGGTCATCACGACACAGCATCACCAGGCGATGGAGGGACGCGCCATCGTGCGCCACGCGTCGCTCGAAGCGTTCCGGCTGATCCCGGATTTCGTCCGCAACAACGCGCCGCCGACGCCGACGGAATCGCTCTATCCCGATTGGCGCTACGATCAGGAGGCCTGGGCGATGGCGATCGACCTTTCGGCCTGTATCGGCTGCATGGCCTGCGTTTCGGCCTGCCAGGCGGAGAACAACATCGCGCCGGCCGGTCCGGAAGAATGCGAGCGCGGGCACGAGATGCACTGGCTGCGGGTCGACCGCTACTATGCCGGGTCGGTCGATGCGCCCGAGACGTTTTTCCAGCCAGTGCCTTGCATGCATTGCGAGAAGGCGCCCTGCGAGGTGGTCTGCCCGGTCAACGCCACGGTCCATACGCATGACGGGCTGAATGCCCAGGTCTATAACCGCTGCATCGGCACGCGCTATTGCTCGCAGAACTGCCCCTACAAGGTTCGGCGCTTCAATTTCCTCGACCATCAGTCCTTCGACAAGCAAGAGGCAGGCCCGGAGCAGGGCGTGCACAATCCCAATGTCAGCGTGCGCTCGCGGGGCGTGATGGAGAAGTGCACCTACTGCGTCCAACGCATCAGCGCCAAGCGCATCCAGGCCCAGATCGAAAACCGCGCCATTTCCGACGGCGAGGTGGTCACGGCATGCCAGCAGGCCTGTCCGACGCAGGCGATCAGCTTCGGCGATCTGAACAGGAAGGACGCGCACGTCGCCCGGGAAAAGGCCGCGCCACAGAACTACACGCTGCTCGAGGAGCTGAACACGCGGCCCCGAACGACCTATCTCGGCAAGATTTCCAATCCCAACGGCAAGCTGGCCAAGCCGGGTGAGGCGAGTGATGGCTGAAGCGAGCGCCGAAGGCCCGGCGGTCCTGCGCGGCCGCCACGATTTTCCCGAAATCAGCGGCCGCATCGGCTCGATCGTGCTTGGCGGACGGCTGCCGCGTCATTTCTGGACCGCATTTTTCCTGTGCTTCCTGCTCGTCCTGTTGCTCCTGTATTCCATCAGCTATCTGATCTCGGTCGGTGTCGGCGCGTACGGCATCGATATCCCGGTGGCATGGGGTACGATGATTTCCAACTTCGTCTGGTGGATCGGCATCGGCCACGCCGGTACGCTGATCTCAGCGGTGCTGCTGCTGCTGCGCCAGCCCTGGCGGGCCTCTATCAACCGCTTCGCGGAAGCCATGACGCTGTTTGCCGTCGCCATGGCCGGACTGTTCCCGATCCTGCATCTGGGCCGGCCATGGTTCTTCTACTGGTTGCTGCCACTGCCCAATGTGCATATGCACTGGCCGCAATGGCGCAGTCCGCTGGTCTGGGATTTTGCGGCGATCGCTACGTATGCGACCGTCTCGCTGTTGTTCTGGTATATGGGGTTGTTGCCCGACCTGGCGGTGTTGAGGGATCGCGGCAGGTCGAGACCTGCTCAGCTCTTCTACGGAATACTGGCGCTCGGATGGCGCGGGTCGGCCTACCATTGGGCGCGCTACCAGACCGTCTATTTCCTGCTTGCCGCGCTCGCGACGCCGCTGGTCGTGTCGGTGCATTCGATCGTCTCGCTCGACTTCACCTTCGCGATCACGCCCGGCTATCACTCGACCATCTTCCCGCCCTATTTCGTCGCTGGCGCGCTGCTCTCCGGCTTTGCCATGGTGCTCACAATCGCCATCCCGCTGCGCTGGGCTTTTTCCGTGAAAGACCTGATCACCGTCAGGCACATGGACAATGCCGCCAAGCTGATGATCGCCGCGGGAATGGTCGTCGCCTACGGCTATGTCTCGGAAGCGTTCTTCGCCTGGTATTCGGGTAAACCTTACGAACGTGCAATGATGTTGCAGCGCGCCATTGGCCCGTACGCGCCTTTGTTCTGGACAATGCTTGGCCTCAATTGCGGGGTGCTGCAGCTGCTGTGGTTCAGACGCATCCGGCGCAACATGCCGGTGCTGTTTGCGATTGCCGTGGCGATCAACATCGGCATGTGGATCGAGCGCTACATCATCGTCGTCACAGGACCGAGCCGGGATTACCTGCCGTCCGCCTGGGGCGAGCAGTCGCTGACGTGGCTCGATTTCGGCATCCTGTTCGGTTCGATCGGCACTTTCTTCGCGCTGGTGTTCCTGTTCATCCGCATCCTGCCGGCGATCACCATCTTCGAGGTCGAGGAACTGGCGGAAGAGGAGGGCAAGCTCCGATGAGCCTCTACGGCCTTGTGGCGGTGTTTGCCGATCCGCAAGCGCTCATAGAGGCGGCGCGCGGCATGCGCGAGCGCGGCTATCGGCGCATGGATGCCTTCTCGCCATTCCCAATGAAGGAGCTGGACGGGATACTGGGTATCCGGAAGACGCGCCTGCCTTGGGCCGTACTCGCCGGAGGCATCGCCGGCGCCGCTCTGGTCTATGCGTTGATCTGGTATTCGGTCGAGATCGACTATCCGGTGAATGTCGGCGGGCGGCCGCTGCATTCCTGGCCGCCCTTCGTCGTCATCGCCTTCGAAGCCGGCATTCTCGGCGCCGCCTTCGCCGGCTTCATCGGAGTGCTCGCGGCCAACGGGCTGCCTTGCTACCACCACCCGGTCTTCAATGCGGAAAGCTTCAGCTATGCGCGCGGCGGCAAGTTCTATCTGCTGATCGAAGCGGGTGATCCCAAATACCGCAAGGGCGTGACCAAGGGCCAGCTGACACGGCTCGGCGCCGAGATGGTCGAGGAGGTCGAGGCATGATGAGCCGTCTGCGCCTCGTGCTCTTGCTCGCCGCATTGCTCGTCGCCGGCTGCCGGCAGGATATGGAGGATCAGCCGCGCTACGACCCGCTGGAGGCCAGCGATCAGTTCGCCGACGGCATGTCGGCGCGAACGCCTGTCGCCGGAACCGTTGCCCGCGACGCCGACCTGACGCCAACGCCGGACCGGATCCCTTATCCGGTCACCATCGAGCTTCTGCGGCGCGGACAGCAGCGCTTCGACATCTTCTGCTCGCCCTGCCACGGCCGCTCGGGCGACGGTCACGGCATGATTGTCCAACGCGGTTTCCCGGCGCCGCCGAGCTACCATCAAGACGCGCTGCGCAAGGCCGCCGACCGGCATTTCTACGACGTCATCACCAATGGCTACGGCGCCATGTATTCCTACGCGGCGCGGGTGCCGCCGCGGGACCGCTGGGCGATCGTCGCCTATATCCGCGCGCTGCAATATTCGCGTGACGCCCCGGTCGCCGAACTTCCGCAGACATTGCGCGCGCGGCTCGAAGCGGAGGCTTCGCCATGAGGCGTGCCGAGCAAAGTTTTCTGTTGGCCGGCGCCGCCGGAATCGTCCTCTGCGCGCTCGGCGCATCGCTCGATGCCAAGGCGATGTCAGGCGCCTGGCTCGCGGCCGCCATCTTCGCGCTCAGTCTACCGCTCGGCGCGTTGACCATACTGATGGTGCATGGGCTGACCGGCGGGCGCTGGGGCGAAGCAGTCCGCCAGCCGCTGCGCACGATCGCAGCGACGCTGCCGCTGGGTTTGGTCTTTCTCGTGCCTGTCCTCACAAGGCCCGGCCTCGTCTTCCCGTGGGTCGAAGCCGATGCGGCGAAGCTGCCGGAGATGGTCCTTCAGAAGCTTGCCTATCTCAACGTGCCGTTCTTCCTGCTGCGCTTCGTGGTTTGTTCCGCGATCTGGCTTGTTCTGACCTGGGTGGTGCTCGGTTCGACCAACGCTCCAGCCAATTCGAATGATGGCAACGGCAAGAAATTCGCCCTTGGCCTGATCCTCCACGCGCTTGCCGTCAGCGTCTTTGCCATCGACTGGATGCTTTCGATCGAGCCTGAATTCACCTCGACCGTCTACGCACTTTGCGAGGCGGCAGCGGAAGTAGTCGGTGCCATGGCGCTTGCCATCCTTGTTCTGGCGGCAAGTCGAGCGCTGCAGCTCATGCCCGGCGGCGAAGAAGAGGTTGCTCTCAGCGAAGACCTTGCCAACATGCTGCTCGGCTTCGTGCTGGCCTGGATCTATCTCACCTTCATGCAGTGGCTCGTCGTCTGGGGCGGCGACCTTCCCGATGAGATCCACTGGTACATCGCTCGCGCCACGGACGGCTGGCAATATCTGCTGTGGCTGCTGATCGTGTTCCATTTCGCTGCACTTGCAGCGTCGCTCAGCCATCGGTTGAAGCGCCGTCGCAACGGCCTGGTCTGGCTGGCGAGTGTGGCTCTGGCCGGTCACTTCGCCGACGTCTTCTGGCGCATCCGGCCACCACTATTTTCTGGCGGCTTGCTGGCATTGTGGCACGACGTTGCGGCCGCGATCGCGCAGACCGGCCTGTGGCTAGCGCTGTTCCTTTTCCTGCTCCGCCGGCCGGACAGGATCGTCTGGTGGAAGCGGGAGGCCGCCCATGGCTAAGGCGCATCGCCATCCCGAGACCCGCGATGTCCGGCCACGTATGCTGCTCGCTTTCGGCGGCGGGCTGCTGCTGTTTATCGCTTTGGCCGCAATCGGCATGAAGCTGGCCTTCAACACCAAACCGACATGGCTGCCGCTGCCCGCGAACGTCAGTCCGGAAAACCCCGACTTACAGATCACCCCGAAGCAGGACTTGGCCAGTCTCCGCGCCGAGGCGGATCGCCAACTCAAAATGCTTGGCTGGGTCGACCGCAATGCCGGCATCGCTCACATCCCGATCGACGACGCCATGTGGGCGGTGGTGAGCAACGGCTTGCCGGATTGGTCAGAACCGGGCGCCGCAGCAGCGGCACCCGACGACTGCGCCTTGATCACAGCGGCGGCGCCTCGCGCGCCGCAGGCTCAAAATTGTCGTCCGCAAAGCGGGGCAGGGCGATGAGAAGCTTGCTTGCGGCGCTTGGCCTGTTGCTCGCTGGTGCGGCACTCGCCAGCGAGCGACCGACCTTCGACCCGAAAATCGGCGCTCAACTTAGCCTTGGCCGCGAATTGGTCGATGCAAACCGCCAGAGGCGGACGCTTGACGGAACCCTGGGCGGCCATCCAGCGCTCGTCATCTTCGGCTACGACAGATGCCCGAATCTTTGCGGTGTCACACAGCAGGCGGTCGCTTCCGATCTGAAGAAGACGTCGCTTCGTCCTGCCGACTATCGCGCGCTGTTCATTTCGATCGATCCCGAAGAGACGCCCGCCGATGCCGCGGCGGCGCAGGCGGAGATCGCGTCCGCTGCCGGTCCGTCCGCACCGGCGTGGCGGTTCCTGACAGGCAGCGACGGCGCCGGCGCGGCGCTTGCCAATGAGGCCGGCATAACTTTCGACCGACGTAAAGGCATCGACCAGTTCGTGCATCCGATCGCGGTCATCGCGCTCACACCGTCCGGCCGGATTGCGCGGGTGTTGCCGGCGCTGAGCTTCACGCCGCGCGACCTTGAGCTCGCGCTGGTCGAGGCGTCGGCCAACAAGCTCGGCTCTATCGCCGATCACGTCTTCCTCCTCTGCGCCGGCTTCGACAGTTCGAAGGGGCAGTATTCGCCTGCGATATGGGTGGCGCTGAAATTGGCAAGCCTGGCGACGGTGCTCGGCCTGGGCGCGACCGTGCTCTGGCAGACGCGGGGGAGGGCAAGGTGAGCTTCGGCATTCCCTTCTTCCCGCAGGAAGCCTCATCGGAAGCCGGGTATGTCGATGCCCTGTTCTACACGCTGCTCGCCTTCTCGGTTGTTCTCGGACTGGCGCTCACCGGTCTCGTCGTCGGTTACGCTGTGAAATACCGCGTCGGCTCGCTGGCGGATCGCACCGGCTCGCGTTCGCGCAACATGCCGCTGGAAATGACCTGGACGATCGCAAGCCTGATCATCGCCTTCATCTTCTTCGGCTGGGGCGCGGCGCTTTTCGTGCGCCGCGACCATCCGCCGGCGGACGCGCTCGAGATCTCGGGGCTTGGCAAGCAATGGATGTGGGAGTTCAGGCAACCGGGCGGCCAGCGCGAGATCAACGAATTGCATGTTCCGGTCGGCAAGCCGGTCGTGGTGTCGCTCGCCTCGCAAGACGTCATCCACTCCTTCTACGTGCCGGCCTTCCGCATCAAGCAGGACGCGGTGCCCGGGCGCACGACGCATATCTGGTTCATCGCCACCGAGCCTGGCCGCTACCATCTCTTCTGCGCCCAATATTGCGGCACGCAGCATTCCGAAATGGGCGGCTGGGTGACAGTGATGGCTCCCGAGCAATATGCATCCTGGCTGAACGGCCAAGGCGAGGGAGAGACACTTGCCGCGAGCGGCGAAAAACTGTTTCGTGCGCTTGGCTGCTCAGGCTGCCATGGCGCGAGCAGCAAGGTGAGGGCGCCGCCCCTCGAAGGCATCTTCGGCCGGCCGGTGGCGCTCGACAACCAGCAGACGGTGATCGCCGACGAGCGCTATCTGCGCGACTCCATCCTCAACCCGAAGAAGGAGATCGCCGCCGGCTACCAGCCGGTCATGCCGAGCTTCGACGGCCTTATCGACGAAGGCGAGCTGCAGATGCTGCTTGCCTATCTGAAGTCGCTGTCGCCTCAACCAGCGGCTGGAGCCAAGTCATGAGCAACGCAGCGATGCCCGGCACTTATCTGGGGAAGGGGAGCGGGCCTCGCGCGTGGCTGCTCACCACCGACCACAAGCGCGTGGCGTGGCTCTACCTGATGTCGCTGACCGCCTTCTTCTTTCTCGGCGGCGCCATGGCGGTGCTGATGCGGATCGAGCTGGCGACACCGGCAGGCGACCTCGTCTCCGACGATGTCTACAACCGGCTGTTCTCGCTCCACGGCATCATCATGGTCTGGTTTTTCCTGGTGCCGTCGATCCCGGCGACCATGGGCAATTTCCTTTTGCCGCTGATGATCGGCGCGCGCGATCTTGCGTTTCCGCGGCTGAACCTCGCCAGCTGGTATGTCTTCATCTTCGGCAGTCTGTTCGCGTTGTTTGCGGTGGTAGCCGGCGGCGTCGATACCGGCTGGACCTTCTACACGCCGCTGTCGACGCTCTATGCCAACGGCTTCGTCTCGACCGCCGCGTTCGGCGTCTTCATCGTCGGCTTCTCGACGATCATGACCGGCATCAACTTCATCGTCACGGTGCACACGCTGCGCGCGCCGGGGCTCACCTGGTTCCGTCTGCCGATTTTCGTCTGGACGCTCTACGCCACCAGTCTTGTGATGGTGCTGGCAACGCCGGTGCTCGCCGCCTCGCTGATCCTGATCGTGCTGGAGCGCGTCTTCGGCATCGGCATCTTCAATCCCGATCTCGGCGGCGATCCGCTGCTCTTCCAGCATCTCTTCTGGTTCTATTCGCACCCCGCAGTCTACATCATGATCCTGCCCGGCATGGGCGTGGTGTCTGAGGTCTTGCCCTGCTTCAGCCGCCGGCCGTTGTTCGGTTACAAGGCGGTAGCGATGTCGTCGATGGCGATCGCCGTCTTCGGATTCCTGGTCTGGGGCCATCATATGTTCGTCAGCGGGCAGTCGGCCTATGCCGGCGTGGTGTTCTCGTTCCTGTCCTTCTGCGTCGCGATCCCCTCAGCGATCAAGGTCTTCAACTGGAGCCTGACGCTGCGCAAGGGCGAGATCAGCTTCGAGACGCCCATGCTCTACGCGCTGTTCTTCCTGGCGCTGTTCACCTTCGGCGGATTGGCCGGGCTCTTTCTTGCGGCGTTGGCGGTCGATGTCCATGTCCACGACACCTATTTCGTCATCGCGCATTTCCACTACATCATGGTCGGCGGCATGGTGACCGCCTATATGGCCGGCCTGCATTTCTGGTGGCCGAAGCTGACCGGCCGCATGTATTCGGAAACGGCGGGGCGCATAGCGGCAGCCGTCACCTTTATCGGCTTCAACCTGACCTTCTTCCCGCAATATGTGCTGGGCTTCAACGGCATGCCGCGGCGCTATCATACCTATCCGCCGGAGTTCCAGTTCTGGAACGTACTGTCCTCCGGCGGCGCGGTGGTACTGGCGATCGGGTATCTAATGCCGTTGTTCTATCTCGGCTGGTCGCTGCTTCGCAGCGCCCGCGCGCCCGACAATCCGTGGAATGCCACCGGGCTGGAATGGCAGACAAGCTCGCCGCCGCCGCCGCATAATTTTGAGACGATGCCGGTGGTGACGCGGCCAGCCTATGCTTACGACATGAAGGGGCTCGAGCACGAGCGTTTCAGTCCGCACCGGGAGGAGGCGGCGGGATGAGCGGCACCGAAAGCGTCGCTTTCGACACACCCCAGCGCGAACGGCGTGCCGGCACTTTTGCGATGTGGGTATTCATCGGATCGGAAGCGATGCTGTTCGGCGCGATCTTCCTGGTTTTCCTCTTCGCGCATATCGATTTCGGCCCCGCCTTCGCGGCAGCCTCGAAACATCTTTCGTTGCCGCTCGGCACCTTCAACACCGCAGTCCTGATCACCAGC is drawn from Mesorhizobium sp. B1-1-8 and contains these coding sequences:
- a CDS encoding cytochrome c3 family protein produces the protein MPQIFSKNANGVARFVIWGSCALLLIAAAIGIILPRSDLVTGVGEPLAQPVPFSHKHHVGQLGIDCRYCHSGVETSAAAGLPATEVCMTCHSQLFTDAGMLAPVRASLAGGQPIAWQRVNSVPDFVFFNHAIHVTKGVACETCHGEVDEMPLTRRAHTLSMEWCLGCHRNPEPNLRPPQDVFLMHWQPPGDIEEVRRKLIGMLDIHPETMTDCYVCHR
- a CDS encoding TAT-variant-translocated molybdopterin oxidoreductase translates to MSAIADDRPGFAIDIAALRKRLALGGETWRSLDEIAGTAEFRRFVEAEFPAIAERLPAKPNRRTLLKLMGASLSMAGLAACSRAESIVPYVRQPEMLIPGRPVYYATTLSSDGFGIGAIVESHEGRPTKVEGNPDHPASRGATDAVMQAAALTLFDPDRSRTSLKDGEPASYGDFLKDMAALVSRWTAWQGKGGALLLDASTSPTLAAQIDALRARYPKLKIYRHGPLATPASAEASQALFGSALIPIHHLDRSEVIFSFDADFLGEGPGRLAYARDFAARRRVRNPSDRMSRLYAVESTPTITGAAADHRLAIRPSEIETVAVELNAALGGQAGASGSPVDHAWMAALVDDLRAAGRDALVIAGAHQSAFVQAAALAVNAKLGALGNTVELIEPPDALRVDGDLGALCETIGDGAIDTVVVLGANPLHTAPASLDPRKAFSGLKLLVHHGFYRDETAFLAHWHVPAAHELESWSDIRAYDGAASLVQPLIRPLYDGKTVHELLAVLGGQFEADPLSLLRQHWTELDDDAWKKALRDGIVPNGAARSVSVTVPPDLGGLRPAAKAADGIEIRFVADPWLRDGRFANASWLQELPRPLTKIVWGNAALISPATAERLKIANGKVINVASNGADIDAPAWIVPGHPDETVTLSFGFGRKVGSVAALSAGYNAFRLRSGTEWIATGAATASRGSSLRVITTQHHQAMEGRAIVRHASLEAFRLIPDFVRNNAPPTPTESLYPDWRYDQEAWAMAIDLSACIGCMACVSACQAENNIAPAGPEECERGHEMHWLRVDRYYAGSVDAPETFFQPVPCMHCEKAPCEVVCPVNATVHTHDGLNAQVYNRCIGTRYCSQNCPYKVRRFNFLDHQSFDKQEAGPEQGVHNPNVSVRSRGVMEKCTYCVQRISAKRIQAQIENRAISDGEVVTACQQACPTQAISFGDLNRKDAHVAREKAAPQNYTLLEELNTRPRTTYLGKISNPNGKLAKPGEASDG
- the nrfD gene encoding NrfD/PsrC family molybdoenzyme membrane anchor subunit, translating into MAEASAEGPAVLRGRHDFPEISGRIGSIVLGGRLPRHFWTAFFLCFLLVLLLLYSISYLISVGVGAYGIDIPVAWGTMISNFVWWIGIGHAGTLISAVLLLLRQPWRASINRFAEAMTLFAVAMAGLFPILHLGRPWFFYWLLPLPNVHMHWPQWRSPLVWDFAAIATYATVSLLFWYMGLLPDLAVLRDRGRSRPAQLFYGILALGWRGSAYHWARYQTVYFLLAALATPLVVSVHSIVSLDFTFAITPGYHSTIFPPYFVAGALLSGFAMVLTIAIPLRWAFSVKDLITVRHMDNAAKLMIAAGMVVAYGYVSEAFFAWYSGKPYERAMMLQRAIGPYAPLFWTMLGLNCGVLQLLWFRRIRRNMPVLFAIAVAINIGMWIERYIIVVTGPSRDYLPSAWGEQSLTWLDFGILFGSIGTFFALVFLFIRILPAITIFEVEELAEEEGKLR
- a CDS encoding DUF3341 domain-containing protein, coding for MSLYGLVAVFADPQALIEAARGMRERGYRRMDAFSPFPMKELDGILGIRKTRLPWAVLAGGIAGAALVYALIWYSVEIDYPVNVGGRPLHSWPPFVVIAFEAGILGAAFAGFIGVLAANGLPCYHHPVFNAESFSYARGGKFYLLIEAGDPKYRKGVTKGQLTRLGAEMVEEVEA
- a CDS encoding c-type cytochrome, whose translation is MMSRLRLVLLLAALLVAGCRQDMEDQPRYDPLEASDQFADGMSARTPVAGTVARDADLTPTPDRIPYPVTIELLRRGQQRFDIFCSPCHGRSGDGHGMIVQRGFPAPPSYHQDALRKAADRHFYDVITNGYGAMYSYAARVPPRDRWAIVAYIRALQYSRDAPVAELPQTLRARLEAEASP
- a CDS encoding SCO family protein; translated protein: MRSLLAALGLLLAGAALASERPTFDPKIGAQLSLGRELVDANRQRRTLDGTLGGHPALVIFGYDRCPNLCGVTQQAVASDLKKTSLRPADYRALFISIDPEETPADAAAAQAEIASAAGPSAPAWRFLTGSDGAGAALANEAGITFDRRKGIDQFVHPIAVIALTPSGRIARVLPALSFTPRDLELALVEASANKLGSIADHVFLLCAGFDSSKGQYSPAIWVALKLASLATVLGLGATVLWQTRGRAR
- the coxB gene encoding cytochrome c oxidase subunit II; its protein translation is MSFGIPFFPQEASSEAGYVDALFYTLLAFSVVLGLALTGLVVGYAVKYRVGSLADRTGSRSRNMPLEMTWTIASLIIAFIFFGWGAALFVRRDHPPADALEISGLGKQWMWEFRQPGGQREINELHVPVGKPVVVSLASQDVIHSFYVPAFRIKQDAVPGRTTHIWFIATEPGRYHLFCAQYCGTQHSEMGGWVTVMAPEQYASWLNGQGEGETLAASGEKLFRALGCSGCHGASSKVRAPPLEGIFGRPVALDNQQTVIADERYLRDSILNPKKEIAAGYQPVMPSFDGLIDEGELQMLLAYLKSLSPQPAAGAKS
- the ctaD gene encoding cytochrome c oxidase subunit I; amino-acid sequence: MSNAAMPGTYLGKGSGPRAWLLTTDHKRVAWLYLMSLTAFFFLGGAMAVLMRIELATPAGDLVSDDVYNRLFSLHGIIMVWFFLVPSIPATMGNFLLPLMIGARDLAFPRLNLASWYVFIFGSLFALFAVVAGGVDTGWTFYTPLSTLYANGFVSTAAFGVFIVGFSTIMTGINFIVTVHTLRAPGLTWFRLPIFVWTLYATSLVMVLATPVLAASLILIVLERVFGIGIFNPDLGGDPLLFQHLFWFYSHPAVYIMILPGMGVVSEVLPCFSRRPLFGYKAVAMSSMAIAVFGFLVWGHHMFVSGQSAYAGVVFSFLSFCVAIPSAIKVFNWSLTLRKGEISFETPMLYALFFLALFTFGGLAGLFLAALAVDVHVHDTYFVIAHFHYIMVGGMVTAYMAGLHFWWPKLTGRMYSETAGRIAAAVTFIGFNLTFFPQYVLGFNGMPRRYHTYPPEFQFWNVLSSGGAVVLAIGYLMPLFYLGWSLLRSARAPDNPWNATGLEWQTSSPPPPHNFETMPVVTRPAYAYDMKGLEHERFSPHREEAAG